From Hylaeus volcanicus isolate JK05 unplaced genomic scaffold, UHH_iyHylVolc1.0_haploid 12196, whole genome shotgun sequence, one genomic window encodes:
- the LOC128882838 gene encoding uncharacterized protein LOC128882838, translating to MAEAIVSANLAIETFDPAITHWKRWLKRFEGAVTVFGVPETKKSFDIICDKLVPDDPYKKTYKELTDQLEEFYATPPLKVAENFRFHQRKQQDGETIQQFVASLHKLSINCNFGQYLQTALRNQFIFGVNNRRIQSRLLETKNVTFKKAVEVAVAIELSEKGVNQIQSVPQGVDRISHKETYMPKKNKQTQSRNHPEGRSNNFTKSNKRNYKPISNSSSPNISCFRCGEKHLATKCTLDKNIVCNNCGVKGHLQKVCMRRNRVAANQLSEILWMHTDHQSYTEKFYVTVDVEKKQ from the exons ATGGCTGAAGCGATTGTTTCCGCTAACTTGGCTATTGAGACGTTCGATCCTGCAATTACGCATTGGAAAAGGTGGCTAAAGAGGTTCGAAGGAGCCGTTACAGTTTTCGGCGTGCCCGAAACAAAGAAG TCTTTTGACATAATTTGCGACAAATTAGTTCCTGATGATCCTTATAAAAAAACGTATAAGGAGCTTACAGACCAGTTAGAGGAATTTTACGCTACCCCTCCTCTTAAGGTGGCGGAAAATTTTCGATTCCACCAACGGAAGCAACAAGATGGCGAAACTATTCAACAGTTCGTCGCATCTCTTCACAAATTGAgcataaattgtaattttggtCAGTACTTACAGACGGCGTTAAGGAACCAATTCATTTTTGGTGTCAATAATAGACGCATCCAATCGCGCTTGCTGGAGACGAAgaatgtaacatttaaaaaagcgGTGGAGGTAGCAGTCGCGATAGAATTATCGGAAAAAGGCGTGAACCAGATTCAGTCAGTGCCACAAGGTGTGGACCGCATAAGTCACAAGGAAACGTACATGCCTAAGAAGAACAAACAGACGCAATCGAGGAATCATCCAGAGGGAAgatcaaataatttcactaAATCGAACAAGCGTAATTATAAGCCCATTAGTAACAGTTCTAGTCCTAATATTTCCTGTTTTAGATGCGGGGAGAAGCACCTGGCCACCAAATGTACGTTAGATAAGAATATAGTCTGCAATAATTGCGGTGTGAAAGGTCATTTGCAGAAAGTCTGTATGCGGCGAAATCGTGTAGCAGCGAACCAACTAAGCGAGATATTATGGATGCACACAGACCATCAAAGCTACACGGAAAAATTCTATGTTACGGTAGATGTCGAAAAGAAACAG